A single genomic interval of Chloracidobacterium validum harbors:
- a CDS encoding magnesium and cobalt transport protein CorA, whose amino-acid sequence MLLKLTRSHCAIVATLLMLAFSTTSYAQRTSDTPQQANRPTPQSAEACAAEKNNFRKAYGEVAAYINQMDLKQGVNFFRDLPPPVRRGVYIAMSPEKRKLIYYYALEHVIQPDVPLETKRALLNKLEEIEARFNIKSDEDAQRQSPELAKAFEALYEQASDQEKELMKGAMDFFFPKSILPFVEGEFAITPEGKQCFVELSKYSPTFKAMVDSGYLDKKVALYHSQYNQDTGNGTSDGIFWCAEKLML is encoded by the coding sequence ATGCTTCTGAAACTTACGCGAAGCCATTGCGCCATCGTTGCCACCTTGTTAATGCTCGCATTCTCAACGACTTCTTACGCTCAACGCACATCCGATACACCTCAGCAGGCGAACCGGCCCACCCCACAATCCGCTGAAGCCTGTGCTGCCGAAAAAAATAACTTCAGGAAGGCTTACGGTGAAGTTGCGGCTTATATCAACCAAATGGATCTCAAACAGGGCGTGAACTTCTTTCGTGACCTTCCACCGCCCGTTCGCCGCGGCGTCTATATCGCCATGTCCCCTGAGAAACGTAAGCTTATCTACTACTATGCCTTAGAGCATGTTATTCAACCGGATGTTCCGCTTGAAACCAAGCGTGCCCTCCTCAACAAACTTGAAGAAATCGAGGCACGCTTTAATATCAAAAGTGACGAGGACGCTCAAAGACAAAGTCCTGAACTCGCCAAAGCTTTTGAGGCTCTTTACGAGCAGGCGTCAGACCAAGAAAAAGAACTGATGAAAGGTGCTATGGACTTTTTCTTTCCTAAAAGCATATTGCCTTTTGTTGAAGGAGAATTTGCTATCACACCAGAAGGTAAGCAGTGTTTTGTCGAGCTTTCCAAATATTCCCCGACCTTCAAAGCCATGGTCGATTCCGGCTATCTAGATAAAAAGGTTGCACTCTACCATTCACAGTACAATCAAGATACCGGTAACGGTACTTCTGACGGTATCTTCTGGTGTGCCGAAAAACTCATGCTTTAA
- a CDS encoding SPOR domain-containing protein, translating to MRSSSPSSLPRPSDPLPPRRLRPVVIGYAIWVASCTVFFALGVNVGKLSPFASLTKRSPAPAAMPLEQPIEHAIVLPDARYAVQVAAVATADEANRLVAELNRKGFTSAFVTRPTPEAENELYLVKVGLYNLATANQVSEELRRDFGFRSARVVQN from the coding sequence ATGCGATCTTCATCGCCTTCTTCGCTTCCACGCCCATCCGACCCGTTGCCGCCCCGGCGGCTGCGGCCGGTCGTGATTGGCTACGCGATCTGGGTGGCATCGTGCACGGTTTTCTTTGCGCTCGGCGTGAACGTCGGCAAACTATCGCCCTTTGCTTCCCTGACCAAACGTTCTCCAGCGCCGGCGGCGATGCCGTTGGAGCAGCCAATTGAACACGCCATTGTGCTACCCGATGCACGGTACGCCGTGCAGGTCGCGGCAGTGGCCACCGCCGACGAAGCCAACCGACTTGTCGCGGAACTCAATCGGAAGGGCTTCACGAGCGCGTTCGTGACACGCCCAACCCCTGAAGCCGAAAATGAGTTGTACTTGGTCAAAGTCGGCTTGTATAACTTGGCGACAGCCAACCAAGTCAGCGAAGAGTTACGCCGCGATTTTGGTTTTCGCTCGGCCCGAGTCGTACAAAACTGA